Part of the Sciurus carolinensis chromosome 7, mSciCar1.2, whole genome shotgun sequence genome, cccacacacacacactgactaCCATTACTTCTACCCAATACTTTAAGTCCAAATCCTAAGAGGTTCCTCCCTCCCTGTGTGAATCCACAGTGTGCGATGTGGTTTTCGATTCTAGATAGCTCTCAGATCCATCCAAGCCCACCATCGTCTCTCAATCTAGGTATGATTGCCCTTCAGTACAATGATTGCCATAGCCTCCTATCAGGTTCACCCCCATTGTCTCTGTCCACAGCCATCTACTCTTCCTTCTGTATTCGAATGGTCTTTTCAAAACTTATTTCTGGTTTTTCACACCCACTATTTGAAACTCTTCAATGGCTTCAAGGTAGAGTAGCTGCCCCCTCTCTGCCTTCTACTCTTTGGCTGGCTTTACCCTGCTGTCTCTCCTGAGGCCACAAGGCCTCCTCTCAGTTCTTCCCCTCTGTGCTGCTTCCAGCACAGAGGCTTGAATGGGCTGGAGTTTCTTCCCTCCAGGCCTGTTAACTTCCAAGATTCCTTCTGTGCCAGGGAGGCTGAGTTTGTATGTGCTAGTCTCCTCCAATACACTGAGAGCTCCATGAGGCTGGGGGCCTCTGACATTTCCACCAAGAGAGGagggtgggctggggctgggaccgGGGCACTGGCACACCCCTGGGAGTTGATGCCTCCTTAACTTCTGTGTTCTAAGCGCCTCACTTTCCTCCTCCAGTCCTGGCCGCAGAGTGGAATGGACATGTATCCAGTGATGATGGTAGACCTACCACTTTAACATCTCTTTGaagttctatatttttaaactactttgTGAATTTTATATGAACTTCATaatacatcaatgtttatttaaaagtaaaaatattgtcTTCTTCTCCAAATCCTGTAGTTGATCTAGGAAGATAATGCTAGGTGTTTCTTGAACTTCTTTTAAGCCCTAAATACAGCTGAGATGCAATTATGGAGTTCCATATAGGGTACAAAATGACCAGCAAGGGAACCAGCAGGGCCCCTTTCTCATGAAACCATGCCCAGATCAGCCTTACAGATAAATCTTCTGTTTAACTTAAGGGTTCAAATCCCACCACAACCAAACTGTGGGGCTTGAGCCAATGAAAAATCTTTCTAGGTCTTTATATCTCACATGTAGAATAGGATAAAATGATTTCCACCTCACAAGGTTGTTCTGCAAATCAGATGGCTCATGAAGAGCCCTCAGCACTGATAGGGTATTCAGTGGGTGCTCTGTAAATATTAGTTATTAATATGAACCTATCATAACCTTCCACTCATCATCTCTTTTATCTATTCCCTCCCCTATCAACATGCTTAAAACCCCACCCCTTTAAATATGCCAAATCATAACATATTTAAGGCTCCGTTCAACAACCTGGGTAAGTTAGCTTTGCTTTCTTATGTTTCTTGATTAATGAGTGGATCAATTTTTCTAGAATCTCAACTTTTTATATAAGGAAGTGTACACACATCCATCAAGGTTAGTTAAGGGTTCCCACAGTGTGCTTCAGAGCCCAGCATCAGCATCTCCTGGTCAGAAACATTTCCAGGCTCCACCCCAGACGTCCTGAATCAGGTTGTGGGGATGGGGAGCTGGGATCTGCTCTGATTAGCCCACCCAGTGATGCTGGGCGCTCAAGTTTAAGGTAGAACTGGccttaaagcaaaaacaaaacaaaacaaaatactactTTGGAAAGTCTCGAAATTCCCAGATACTATGAGGCGCTCATCCACCCCTCCACATCCCAGGCTTGGCTTCGGCCCTTCAGGGGACTGTCGCGGCCTCAGATCCGCAGGGCGGGCGAGGTGGTGAAGCTGCGGACGGTGGCAAAAGCGTCAGGCGACAGTGGGAGGCGGTGTGCGCCACGTGGGTGCCTGCACCCGCGGCGCCCCCCTCTGCCGCTTCCCAAACCGGCCCAGACCGCGGACTCGCGGGCGGGACAAGGGGAGGGGCGGGGACGTGCTCGCCAGCCTGGTGCGAATGGCCTCCCGCAGCTCTGGGCTGCCGGCTGCTTCTGCTTCCCGCTCGCCCCGGCAAGCTCTCCGCCTCAGACGTGAGCCGAGCCCACCCCGTGCCGCCACTGGGCAGGTAGGTGGGGGCTCCAGTTCCAAAGGCAAGCGCGCAGATTGGATCCGGAGCGTCCTTAAAATTGGGGAAGGGATGCACCCCTAGCTTTTGGGCCGAGCAGGACCTGCTGCTTTCCAGCTTCGCTATAGGCAAGTTTTCCTTAATCGTTCGCCTGCAGCAGGGACTCGCTAGGCCGATGACAGCCAGGAGGACGATCCTCCTCCAGAAGACAGAGCGGTCAGGTCAACGTCGCGGGCAGGAATACTTTGTCCACGCTCCGTTCTCTGAAAGTTGAGCGCCAGTTCTCCACTCCAGACGCTCCAAAGGTGGAACAGACCCGAGTCTGGAAGTGAGTGGAGGAAGAGAGGCACCGGGAACCCGTGACCTTCAGAAATCCTTCTCTCACTTTCTACGCGTGCAGTCCAAAACACGCTTCAAGGTGTTCTAGTGGCAGCTCCTCCCCGCCCCTGGCCCTCCCCCGCTGCGGGCAGGTTCAGCTCCCGAGCCGCCCCGGGCCCTCATCCTCCTCCCACTGCGTCCAGGGCAGCAGCAGCTAAAAGCTGGTGGTTTCGGAGTGGACCTGCGTTCACTTCTGGAGCTTGGGTCGACTGGCGACCCGGTCAGCCAGCCCCTGTGGGCACTGGGCACTCTTTCAACTGCACAAGATGTTTTGAGAGAATTCTTGAGCCGGGTGTCCGCGGCAGGACAAGTCCGGTGTCCGGATGGTGGCATGGAGTCTCCCGAGACGCAGCTGCAAAGTTCGGAGGCGCCAAAACCTGGGCCCTTTGCAGAATCCCCGCCCGCCGAGGGGCCGCCTCCTGCGGAGGGGCGGTCGTCCCCGGAGGTTCTCTGCGTGGAGGGTGGCACTTCGGAAGGCTCGAGCCCTGAAGTTCAGTTCGAAGACAGGCCCCTGTCACCGGAGGAAGAGGCAGCTCTTCCAGAGCAGGAGCCGCTGCAATGCCGCCGACCTCGCGCGCGCTCCTTCTCTTTGCCCGCAGACCCCATTCTGCAGGCGGCCAAGTTCCTGCAGCAgcgtcagcagcagcagcagcaggcccTTGGGCTGGGCGTGGAGAGCGATGAGCGAGTCGAGGACGCCCTGCTTAGCCCCAGCGACTGCTGCAAGAAGCGGGTGCAGTTCGCCGACTCACTGGGGCTGAACCTGGCCAGCGTGAAGCACTTCAGCGAGGCAGAGGAACCACAGGTGCCTCCCGCCGTGCTCTCGCGCCTCCGCAGCTTCCCCATGCGTACCGAGGATCTGGAGCAGCTCGGGGGCCTGCTGGCGGTTACGAGGTCGCCCTCCTCCCTCCCGGCGCCGCCTCCCCGACTCCGGCCCCTCTTCCAGCTCCCGGGACACAGCGTGGCTGCAGAGCGCCTGCGGCAGCAGCGCGTGTGCCTGGAGTGCGTGCAGTGCTCGGCTCCCTCGGGCACCGAGGTGACGGGCTCTGGTCGGGTGCTGGGCTGCTCCGGGCCCAGGGCTGTGACAGTGCGCTACACCTTTACAGAGTGGCGCACATTCCTGGACGTGCCAGCGGAGCTGCAGCCAACAGAAGCGCCGTCAGGGGCCTCTGAACCAGGGTCTGGGGATGTTGAGGAGCCAGGCGCAGAGCGCTTCCACTTCTCGCTGTATTTACCCCCGGGCCTGCAGCCCAAGGAAGGGGAGGATGTCTCCGTCCACTTTGCAGTCTGCTACCGCTGCGAGCAGGGCGAGTATTGGGACAACAACGCGGGGGCTAACTACACACTGCGCTACGTGCGCTCGGCGACCGCTTCTGGGGACCGAGGGAAGGACTGACCAGCACTACCGAGCTCAGGCAGCTGCTCCCGAGGGACTTGCTGGTACGCTGTGATGAGCGTTGTCCATCTAGAATGAGCACGGCGTGGATCGAAAGGAGGGAACCGTTAAATCGTAAACTGGAGTCCCAGGCAGATTCAGGACTGAGCACTGTAAGACTGGGCAATGCTCCGAGCTTCTCTGGTCTCAATTTTCTTGTTGCTTGCACCTTCCTAGATGGACTTTAGAATTCCCAGCCTGCTTCAGAATGGGAAGAAATCCCCAAGTCCCGGAGCAGAAACTCCAAGAAAAAGGCTCTCAAGTCCTGATCGCGACTCTATAACTGTGACTCTACGACTTGTTTTTAACAAGAAATGTCGTATTCGCCCTTGTAACTCGATGGAGACCAGAAGGAAAAGGACAGAGCGCCCTACCACCGCGCACCATGGGAAGGTCCCACAAGGAACCTAAATACCCAGTCTGTTTCTCAGAGAAAACTGGGTAGGGACTGGGTCAGACTGTCCTTTACTTTTAAATAGCATCTGGGAAATGATTGCCCAGACTTGTGCGGGTGCCTACAAATGTTCTTTTAAGAGGTGAAGGTCACTTGCACACCCTTTTAGGCTGTACTTCACATTTTAGCTCCTGAGTGTTTTGGGAGGCCTTGGCAGTCGGGAGACTTTACTCAGCTGAGGACATGCGCACTTTAACAATTGTTAAACAGTATTCACAAACTTCCCTCTCTGGTGTAGAAGGACCCAGCTTCCCCAATTGTGCAGAAATGCTCTTTGAAATGTTTTGTAGAAAGCATTCTATCCCCCTGCCATAATAAGATGTTTGTTGAATTAAAATGCCAGAGTAATACAGTAGGCCCGAGCTGTGAGCTTGTCCCAACCTCCTTTGTACAGACAAAGCACGTTCAGCGGGTGCCATTAGCAGTCAGAGAAGCTGGGCTCTTAGGGGCTGGACTCCAAGTGCAGAGGGTGGGGGGTGGCTCTTTGTCCCTCTCAGAGCCACACGGTGGAGTGGTGACTTAATGGACCAAGAAGCATGTCCTGCACGCAAATGCTGCTCAGAACCAGATGGGCACTCTGCACTGCACAGGGTCACTTCCCTCCCTGGCTGCAGATGCCAGGGTGATTTGGCCCTGTATGAGCCAGCAGGTGGGCGTCCTGGGGGAGGACCTAATTCCTTCAGACCTTGGTATTCCCGTTTTGGTAATTTagactttaaaaaagttttccagCACAAGGCTAGCATAATCAATTAGTTTTGGAATGGTACTGTTTAAGAAGGGAGGTTTTTGTTTAGAACAGGGCCATTGGTCACATTTGGCCCAAAGTCtgttgtttttacatttttaaatagtggAAAAATTCAAGAGAAGAATACTATTTTGCCATGCATGAGAATTATGTGAAATTTAAACGTGCACACctagaaataaagttttattggaacacggtcacacacattcatttatgtGTTCTCTATGGGTGCTCTTATGCTATCCCGCAGAGTTGGGTACATGCAACAAAAACCAAATGCAAAGTGTAAAATATTTACACCTGGCCCTTCATAGAAAGCTTGCCAATCcttactcttatttttaaatac contains:
- the Ppp1r3g gene encoding protein phosphatase 1 regulatory subunit 3G, yielding MESPETQLQSSEAPKPGPFAESPPAEGPPPAEGRSSPEVLCVEGGTSEGSSPEVQFEDRPLSPEEEAALPEQEPLQCRRPRARSFSLPADPILQAAKFLQQRQQQQQQALGLGVESDERVEDALLSPSDCCKKRVQFADSLGLNLASVKHFSEAEEPQVPPAVLSRLRSFPMRTEDLEQLGGLLAVTRSPSSLPAPPPRLRPLFQLPGHSVAAERLRQQRVCLECVQCSAPSGTEVTGSGRVLGCSGPRAVTVRYTFTEWRTFLDVPAELQPTEAPSGASEPGSGDVEEPGAERFHFSLYLPPGLQPKEGEDVSVHFAVCYRCEQGEYWDNNAGANYTLRYVRSATASGDRGKD